In Formosa haliotis, the sequence CGAAGGGACTTCGATTGCCTCTTTGGCCGATATTAATAAAATGATTTTTGAAGGTAAAGTTGATGAAAGTGAAGTAGGAAAAATAAAAGAAAATTTGCCTTTAGAAATTACGGTTGGAGCCATTGAAAACAAGAAATTCGATGCGGTTTTAGATTATATCGCGCCAAAAGGGGTTGAAGAAAACGGAGCCATTCAATTTGAAATAAAAGGAAGTTTAAAAAAGACAGATAGTACATTTATCCGTGCAGGCTTAAGTGCCAATGCTTCTATTATTTTAGATAAGGCAGAAAATGTTTTAGCCATAAAAGAAGCTTTGGTGCAATACGATGATAAAACCAAAAAACCATTTGTAGAAGTGGAAACTGCCAATCAGAAATTTGAAAGAAAAGATGTGGATTTGGGTATTAGCGATGGTATTTTTGTACAGGTAAAAAACGGAATTTCGAAAGACGATAAGATTAAAGTTTGGAACCAAATTCAAGGGACTCCAAAATATGCGCAATAAAATGACTTTGCGTGTAACACTTTTAACTATTTTTAGACTGATAATGTAATTATGAAAAAAATAACCCTTTTAGGCCTTTTCCTTTTTAGTGGAATAACGATATATGCCCAAGACCATAAAAAATGGACCATTGAAGAATGTGTCGATTATGCCCTAGAAAATAATATTACCATTAAGCAATCGGAATTAGATACGCAATTAGCCGATATCGATAAATCGCAAGCGGTTATGAATTTCCTACCGTCATTAAGTGCAAACACATCGTTTAACATTAATACTGGTGCCAACGTAAACCCGGCAACAAACCAGTTCGAAAATCAGACGTTTAGATCGGCTAATGGAGGCGTAAATTCCGGCGTGAATTTATTTTCTGGATTACAAAATTGGAAAAATTTACAGCGTTCAAAAATTAATATAATCGCATCGCAATATCAACTAGATAAAATGCGCGATGATATTTCAATTTTTGTTGCCAATGCCTTTGTTCAGATTTTATTCAACAAAGAACAAATAAAAGTATTAGAAGCACAGAATAAAATCACCAAAGAAAATTTAGAACGTACTAAAGAATTAGTAGAAGCGGGTGTGTTACCACAAGGTGATATGCTAGAAATTAAAGCTACAGATGCCACACAAATACAACAAATAATAGCAGCCGAAAACGATTTGTTTATCTCAAAAATAGGTTTGGCTCAACTCTTATTAATAGAAGATTATAAGAATTTCGATATTGCAGAAGTCGATTATGGTTTATTTCCAGATGCCATTTTAAATGAAGATGCTTCCACGATTATAGCTAAAGCCAAACAAGTGGTTTACGATGTTAAAGTAGCAGAAGCGAGTTTAGAATTGGCCGAGAAGGATTTAGAGTTAGCAAGAACACAATATTACCCAAAGTTAAGTGCGTTTATGGGGTATAGCACACGTTGGTCGAGTACCAATATAGATCCTGTTACGGGAGGTAACATGGCGTTTATAGATCAATTATATACTTTCGATGGAACTTCTTTTGGGGTGCAACTTAGCGTGCCAATTTTTAGTAATTTAACAACTAGAAATAATGTAAAACGAAGCAAAGTTAATGTTGAGCGTAACAAATACTTGTTAGAACAGGCCAATTTAGATTTAGAATCTAAAGTTTACCAAGCTTATAACGATGCTAAAAACGCAAAAAAATCTTACGAAGCAGCTATGCAAACTGCCGAAGCTAGAAAATTAGCATTCGAATATGCAGAAGAGCGCTATACGGTAGGATTAACCAATGCATTCGATTTTAACCAATCGTCAATTCAGTATGAAAATGCGCAATCTGATGTGGTTAGAACCAAATATGAATATATATTTAAAGTGAAAGTTTTAGAATTCTATTTCGGAATTCCTATCGATCAAATAAACCCTAACTAAACCATGAACAGGAAAAAGTTAATTCTTATTATTTCAATAATTGTTGTGTTACTAGCGCTGCTTGTCTTCGGAAAAAAAGCAGGTTGGTTCGGAAAACAAAACAATTTTAAAACGGTTGAAATTCAAGAAATATCAAAATTAGATATTATACAAACCGTGTCTGCGACTGGTAAAATTCAGCCAGAAATAGAGGTTAAACTTTCTAGTGAGGTATCTGGTGAGGTTATTGAACTACCTGTAAGAGAGGGGCAAGAAATTAAAAAAGGAGATTTATTGGTTAAAATAAATCCAGACATTTATCAGTCTAGTTTAAATCGTTCTCAAGCGACTTTACAAAATGCAAAATCTGGTTTAGACCAAGCCGAAGCATCTTTAAGAGAAGCTAAAGCTAATTATGAACGAAATAAAACATTGTTTGAAAAAGGTATTATAGCAAAAGCCGATTGGGATAAAGCTATTTCTGCTTACGAAATTGCCGAAGCTACAAAGGCATCTGCATATTATAACGTACAAAGCGCTGGAGCTACAGTTAACGAAGCAAACGATAACTTAAACAGAACCACTATTTTTTCACCAATGAGTGGTACCATCTCTAAATTAGATGTAGAATTAGGCGAGCGTGTTGTTGGTACACAACAAATGGCAGGTACCGAAATTATGCGTGTGGCCAATTTAAATAACATGGAGGTTGAGGTTGATGTCAATGAAAATGATATTGTAAAGGTTAGTATTGGCGATTCTACAATTGTAGAGGTTGATGCCTATTTAAAGAAAGAATTTAAAGGAATTGTTACTGAAATTGCAAACTCTGCCGATGGCACCTTAACCGCAGATCAGGTTACAAATTTTAAAGTAAAAGTTAGAATTTTAGAAGAATCTTATAAAGATTTAATTGAAGGGAAACCTAACTCTTACTCTCCTTTCCGTCCAGGAATGACGGCTACTGTAGATATTATTACCAAATCTCGTAAAGGTATCGTTGGAGTGCCTATTAGTGCTATTGTAATTAAAAATGATACAACAACAACCCAAACGGTAACCGATACACCAAAATCTCCTTCAGGATTAACAGAAAAGTTTGAATGTGTTTTTGTAAAAGAAGGTGAACAGGCTAAACTTCGCGTGGTTAAAACAGGAATTCAAGATAATTCTAATATCGAAATTATTTCAGGATTAGCAGAAGGCGACCAAGTTATTACCGGACCGTATAATATGGTTACCAAAACTCTAAAAAGTGGAGATAAGGTAGGTGTAGAAGAACATGGTAAATAAGAGTATTAATTTAAAGTAAACATACATCGTGGCATTACTATTAAATATAGAAACAGCAACAACAAATTGTTCGGTCTCATTATCTAAAGATGGTGAGACTTTTGCATTAAAGGAAGATAACGATAAAGGCTATTCGCATGCCGAAAGACTTCACGTTTATATTAAAGCACTATGCGATGAAAATAATATAAAACAATCTCAAATAGATGCTGTAGCGGTTAGTAAAGGCCCAGGATCTTATACAGGCTTAAGGATTGGAGTTTCTGCCGCTAAGGGGCTTTGTTTTGCGTTAGATAAACCTTTAATTTCGGTTTCTACTTTAGAAGCCTTAGCACATCAAGTAAAAACAGTGGAAGGCGTTATCGTAGCCATGTTAGACGCCCGAAGAATGGAAGTATACTCCGCTGTATACGATTCAAATTATAATGAAATTCGTCACATAGAAGCAGAAATTTTGGATGCTCATTCTTTCGAATCGTTTTTAAATGCGGGTAAAGTGTATTTTGTTGGAAATGGTGTTGAAAAAACAAAAACCCTAATTACGCATCCCAATGCTGTTTTTGTAGAGGATAAATTACCGTCTGCAAGAGAAATGGGATTATTGGCAGAGGCAAAGTACAACGCAAAGGACCTAGAAGATGTTGCGTATTTTGAACCGTATTATTTAAAAGATTTTGTGGCATTAAAGCCAAAAGCGAAATAGAGAAATTACAACATCCGTCATTCTCGTTTCGTTTAAATGAAGGTTGATATTCGCTTTTAAAGTAAATTAATATTAAGCCGGCGAGATATAAAAATTAAACAGCCGTTATCCTGAAAAGTTTCAGAATAACGGCTGTTTTGTTTATTAAGTTTAATGTTTAAACTTATCCTTCTTTTTGAATCTCGACAGAGTGTGGGTAAGGAATTTCAATTCCAGCAGCATCAAGATCTAATTTAATTCTTTCAGTATTTTCAAAATGAACATCCCAATAGTCTGAAGTATTAACCCAACCTCTTACAGCAAAGTTAACAGAACTTTCGCCTAATTCGGTAACAGCTACCATTGGAGCTGGTTCTTTTAATACTTTAGGGTTAGAGGTTAAAACATTCATTAATACCTCTTTGGTTTTCTTAATATCATCATCGTAACTAACACCTACAACCATATCTAAACGAATTTTATCTTCGGCACTATAGTTTGTAATGTTTCCGTTAGATAATGCCCCATTAGGAACAATGACTAAACGGTTTTGTGGCGTATTAAGTTGGGTTGTGAAAATGTGAATCTCTTTAACTGTACCAGCTTCACCTTGTGCTTCAATATAGTCACCAACCTTAAAAGGCTTAAATAACATTATTAATACACCTCCTGCAAAATTACCAAGAGAACCTTGTAAAGCTAAACCAATAGCTAAACCAGCGGCACCAATTATTGCAGCGAACGATGTTGTTGGTACACCTAGTATACCTAAAAGGGTGATAATTAATAATATTTTTAGAATCCAGCTAACTAGGTTTAAAAGAAAGGATTGAAGACCTTCTTCGTAATTACTTCTAGTCATTAATTTTCTAGATGTATTTACTAGTTTCTTAATTATCCACGATCCAATGATCCAAATAACTATGGCTCCTATAATCTTTAAACCATAAGTTGTTGCAAATACCATAATCTGGTCAGTCCAGTACTGTAAATCCTTTTCCATATTTTATATTGATTTTTTACAAATCTATAAAAATCAAATAAAAAACAAATGAAATCTAGGTGAAAGAAATGTTGATTTTGTTTAAAAATATAAAAGCGCATAACTTCCATGAAGTTATGCGCTTTTATAAGCTGTAATTTTTTGATTAGGAGTTAACCTCGAATGTGATTTTTACATCAACTCGATATTGATCTAATTCTCCATCTTTTACTGTTACACTGTGTTCTTTAACGTATACAGATTTAATGTTTTTCACTGTTTTGGACGCTTCCTTTACAGCTTTTCTTGTTGCGTCTTCCCAACTTTTATCAGAGTTTGATAATACTTCAATTACTTTTAAAATTGCCATGGTTGTAATGTTTTATTGATTTCTTTAAAATTACAACTTAAGGAGATAAATCTCTGATAATGAAATGTTAAATTCCGTTATCCGTTTATAGCCTCTACAATTTCAACTTTGTCTTTTAGCATTTCCTTCAACATATTTTCGATACCATTTTTTAGAGTAAATGTTGAAGATGGGCAACCACTACAAGCACCTTGTAAAATGACTTTAACCGTTTTTGTGTTTGGGTCGTAAGACTGAAATTGAATATTACCACCATCGCTAGCAACAGCAGGTTTTACGTATTCTTCTAAAATATTAATGATTTCTTTAGACACATCGTCTAGAGCTTCAAAAGTTTCATCGATTTGCACCGTCGTTTTTCCTAAAGCTTCTGAGGCTTCTGGACGAACAACATCTTTGCCTTGCTCTATATAACCACGAATAAATTCTCGAAGTTCAAGGGTAATATCTTGCCATTCCGCAATGTCATATTTTGTAATAGACACATAATTTTCGTCAATGAAAATACTTTTCACAAACGGGAAATGAAATAATTCTGTGGCTAGTGGCGATAATTTAGCATCGTCTATAGAGGTAAATTCAAACATCGCTGTTACTAATTTTTTATTCGCAACAAACTTTTGTACAGCAGGGTTAGGCGTACTTTCAGCATATACCGTAACGGCTGTTTTTTTAGGAGCAGCAGCTTCAATAACTACAACACCATCATTGTTTAAATAATCTTCAATCTGTTTTGCAACTTCATCCTGAACATCTGCCCATTCTACAATATTAAAGCGCTCTACTGCAATAAAGTTGGCAGAGATATATACTTTTTTTACAAACGGTAAATAGAATAATTGCTGAGCTAAAGGAGATGTTTTGGCTTCATCGATATTATGAAATTCAAAACTCTGGTATTTGGTTATGAATTGGTTTAATTCAAATTTTATTATCGCTGGATTCGTGGTTTCATGTACAGAAACGCTAAATGTCTTCATTTTCAAATGTTTTTGCAAAAATAATAAAACTAAATTTTAGTTATGTAGTAATAGGTCTTAAATTAAAGCGTTATTTAGAGAGATGTGATATTGAAATATTGTTAGTTTTTTAGGCAGTTTTATTCAATAACATTTTTATAACGAATCATTAATGTTTAATTATCAATTAATTTATGGTAAACCGTAATTGATATAGGTTGAAGTTACCATTTAATTTATATATTTAGAATCGCATTTTTCTTACTCCCCGAAAAGAAACATAGCGACTACAATAAAACTAATAGCAAACATATATTTACATGAAGTTTAGAATAATTAGGCTCGTTCTCATTTTTATTTTTATGAGTCCAATTTGTATAGCGCAAGAAGGTTTACCCATTTATTCTGATTATTTAACAGATAATTACTACTTAATTCACCCCTCTATGGCTGGGGCGGCAAATTGTGCCAAACTTAGATTAACAGCGAGACAACAATGGTTAGGTCAGGATGAAGCTCCGGCATTAATGACTGCTAGTGTTAATGGAAGAATAGGCGAATCGCCATCTGCTGTTGGAGCTATTTTTTATGCCGATAAAAATGGGTATCATTCGCAAAACGGAGCTTATGCCACCTATGCACATCATTTAATGTTTTCTAGGAATGAAATAGATTTAAATATGCTGTCGTTTGGATTAAGTGCTGGGTTTGTGCAATACCGATTAGATGAATCTGCATTTATTAATTCTGGATTCGACCCTATTATATCTGGAATTCAGCAAAGCTCACCCAATTTTAATATGGATTTTGGGATGTCTTATCATCTTATTAATGCTTATGCTCATTTTACGGTGAAGAATTTATTGAAGAATGATGGTATTAATAATGATATTGAAATTACTAGCAATTTAAGACGCTATTTGCTTTCGGTAGGGAATGTCTTTAAAACACGACGCGAGGGTTTAACTTTAGAACCTTCGATACTGTATCAATATAGAGAAGGGACCAGAGAATCTACTATAGATGTAAACTTTAAAGCCTACCAAGATTTTGAAAAAGCAAAAATGTGGTTAGGGTTGTCGTACAGACAAAGTTTAGACGGTGCCGAATATCTTGATGGTTCTGGGGTGAGTTCGCAAAGATCCATGTATATAACTCCTATTATGGGTGTTAATTATAAGCAGTTTATGTTTGCTTATAACTATACCTATCAAGCAAATTCTATAGTGTTTAATAATGGCGGCTTTCATCAATTTACTTT encodes:
- a CDS encoding mechanosensitive ion channel family protein, with the translated sequence MEKDLQYWTDQIMVFATTYGLKIIGAIVIWIIGSWIIKKLVNTSRKLMTRSNYEEGLQSFLLNLVSWILKILLIITLLGILGVPTTSFAAIIGAAGLAIGLALQGSLGNFAGGVLIMLFKPFKVGDYIEAQGEAGTVKEIHIFTTQLNTPQNRLVIVPNGALSNGNITNYSAEDKIRLDMVVGVSYDDDIKKTKEVLMNVLTSNPKVLKEPAPMVAVTELGESSVNFAVRGWVNTSDYWDVHFENTERIKLDLDAAGIEIPYPHSVEIQKEG
- a CDS encoding NifU family protein, producing MKTFSVSVHETTNPAIIKFELNQFITKYQSFEFHNIDEAKTSPLAQQLFYLPFVKKVYISANFIAVERFNIVEWADVQDEVAKQIEDYLNNDGVVVIEAAAPKKTAVTVYAESTPNPAVQKFVANKKLVTAMFEFTSIDDAKLSPLATELFHFPFVKSIFIDENYVSITKYDIAEWQDITLELREFIRGYIEQGKDVVRPEASEALGKTTVQIDETFEALDDVSKEIINILEEYVKPAVASDGGNIQFQSYDPNTKTVKVILQGACSGCPSSTFTLKNGIENMLKEMLKDKVEIVEAING
- the tsaB gene encoding tRNA (adenosine(37)-N6)-threonylcarbamoyltransferase complex dimerization subunit type 1 TsaB — encoded protein: MALLLNIETATTNCSVSLSKDGETFALKEDNDKGYSHAERLHVYIKALCDENNIKQSQIDAVAVSKGPGSYTGLRIGVSAAKGLCFALDKPLISVSTLEALAHQVKTVEGVIVAMLDARRMEVYSAVYDSNYNEIRHIEAEILDAHSFESFLNAGKVYFVGNGVEKTKTLITHPNAVFVEDKLPSAREMGLLAEAKYNAKDLEDVAYFEPYYLKDFVALKPKAK
- a CDS encoding TolC family protein, encoding MKKITLLGLFLFSGITIYAQDHKKWTIEECVDYALENNITIKQSELDTQLADIDKSQAVMNFLPSLSANTSFNINTGANVNPATNQFENQTFRSANGGVNSGVNLFSGLQNWKNLQRSKINIIASQYQLDKMRDDISIFVANAFVQILFNKEQIKVLEAQNKITKENLERTKELVEAGVLPQGDMLEIKATDATQIQQIIAAENDLFISKIGLAQLLLIEDYKNFDIAEVDYGLFPDAILNEDASTIIAKAKQVVYDVKVAEASLELAEKDLELARTQYYPKLSAFMGYSTRWSSTNIDPVTGGNMAFIDQLYTFDGTSFGVQLSVPIFSNLTTRNNVKRSKVNVERNKYLLEQANLDLESKVYQAYNDAKNAKKSYEAAMQTAEARKLAFEYAEERYTVGLTNAFDFNQSSIQYENAQSDVVRTKYEYIFKVKVLEFYFGIPIDQINPN
- a CDS encoding efflux RND transporter periplasmic adaptor subunit, whose protein sequence is MNRKKLILIISIIVVLLALLVFGKKAGWFGKQNNFKTVEIQEISKLDIIQTVSATGKIQPEIEVKLSSEVSGEVIELPVREGQEIKKGDLLVKINPDIYQSSLNRSQATLQNAKSGLDQAEASLREAKANYERNKTLFEKGIIAKADWDKAISAYEIAEATKASAYYNVQSAGATVNEANDNLNRTTIFSPMSGTISKLDVELGERVVGTQQMAGTEIMRVANLNNMEVEVDVNENDIVKVSIGDSTIVEVDAYLKKEFKGIVTEIANSADGTLTADQVTNFKVKVRILEESYKDLIEGKPNSYSPFRPGMTATVDIITKSRKGIVGVPISAIVIKNDTTTTQTVTDTPKSPSGLTEKFECVFVKEGEQAKLRVVKTGIQDNSNIEIISGLAEGDQVITGPYNMVTKTLKSGDKVGVEEHGK
- a CDS encoding dodecin family protein; amino-acid sequence: MAILKVIEVLSNSDKSWEDATRKAVKEASKTVKNIKSVYVKEHSVTVKDGELDQYRVDVKITFEVNS
- a CDS encoding PorP/SprF family type IX secretion system membrane protein, which produces MKFRIIRLVLIFIFMSPICIAQEGLPIYSDYLTDNYYLIHPSMAGAANCAKLRLTARQQWLGQDEAPALMTASVNGRIGESPSAVGAIFYADKNGYHSQNGAYATYAHHLMFSRNEIDLNMLSFGLSAGFVQYRLDESAFINSGFDPIISGIQQSSPNFNMDFGMSYHLINAYAHFTVKNLLKNDGINNDIEITSNLRRYLLSVGNVFKTRREGLTLEPSILYQYREGTRESTIDVNFKAYQDFEKAKMWLGLSYRQSLDGAEYLDGSGVSSQRSMYITPIMGVNYKQFMFAYNYTYQANSIVFNNGGFHQFTLGYNFNCRKVKYECDCPAVN